A window of Macaca mulatta isolate MMU2019108-1 chromosome 7, T2T-MMU8v2.0, whole genome shotgun sequence genomic DNA:
TCTCCTAGGCCTGCACTTGATTAAGCTTACATCATGTGACTGTTCAGGTACAGTGTGAGAAGACAGCATCTCATCCCCTCTTCTAGAACTGATCATTGATTGGAGGGCCAATTCTTCAACCTAGAAAAGAAGAGTTGGGGACACTTTTCCTTACTATTTCACTGGATGTGGTTAAACTGCTGGGCACACCATGAAAGGTTTGCATCAAGAGAGGGAATGAAAACTATCTCTGTTGCTCTAGAGGGAAAGTTGGAGGCTCTTaggttttctctcttttaagGAGATGAGTAAAGAAAGACTCCAGCCCTTTTCCCCTGGGCTGAACAGGTGCTCTGGCTGAGTCATGGCTTCCACTTCCCCAGACCTAGCAACTCAAAGTACAAGTGTGTCATTAAAACAGCCAAGTGTCATCTGATTCCTCAGAGATTCCCTGGACCTGAGGCTGTCAACTCAGTAATGAGAAGGTGaaggaaagaatagaaaacagAGGTGTCATCTGAAGCATAAGGAAATCTGGGCTTTGGAGGTGGTCATCAATATACTCATTAGGTACTGGGTACTGTGGGAATACAGGGACACAAATAAGTGGAGGGCATTATGACTTCCctaaggaggccaggtgcagtggctcatgcctgtaatcccagcactttgggaggccgaggcgggcggatcatgaggtcaggagatcgagaacatcccggctaacactgtgaaaccccgtctctactaaaaatacaacttcCCCAAGGAAAAATGCTTATGATTTTGATATGTCATAGGTGTacttttcattttacaaaggGCTTTGGTAATCCTCACCTCATATGGACTTAAAGTTTCTGAAAAAGGGCCAAgcccagtggctcatacctgtaatcccagcacttagggagctGGAGGTGGgtaatcacctgaggtcaggagttcgagtacaccctggccaacatggtgaaacccagtctctactaaacacaaaaaattagcccggcgtggtggcacatgcctgtaatcccagctacttgggaggctgaggcagaatcccttgaacccaggaggtggaggttgcagtgagccaagatcgggccattgcactctagcctgagcaacaacagtgaaactctgtctcaaaaaaaaaaaaaaaaaaaaaaaaaaagactctgaaaAGGATGCTGAGCAGGGATTAGCATAATAACCTccccaggacttttttttttttttttttttttttaaaaggcagagtcTCCCCGTATAGcgcatgctggagtgcagtggcacaatctggacTCTGCAGctttacctcctgggctctggctatcctcccacctcagtttcccaagtagctggactacaggcacgcaccatcacgctcagctaattttaattttttttttggaaggccggccgtggtggctcaagtctgtaatctcagcactttggaaggccgacgTGGCtaatggcttgagctcaggagctcgaaaccagcctgagcaacatggcgaaaccccgtctctactaaaaatacaaaaattagccgggcatggtggtggcaagcctgtaatcccagttacttgggaaggtGAAGCacgagactcgcttgaacccagaaggcagaggttgcagtgagccgagatcgtgtcactgcattccagcctgggcgacagagtgaggccctgtctcaattttttgtagagacgaggtctcactatataCCCCGGGCTGAGGGGCTGCATTAAGCACAGGTGTGGGAAGTGGCCCACGTGGGCCTAAATCCCGACTCCTCAAGGCCATGGCGTCTGGAAGCTCCAAACGTTAGGACAAGTCTCTTCTCCCAGGGCCTCAGTGTCTTCCTTGGTAGCATGGGAGGATCTGGGAGTTCCTTCTGGCTTGGCAAAACTAGAGCCATTTCAAGCGCCAAGGCAAACTAGAAAACAGCAGCTCAGGAGGAAGGGGTCGGTGGCCAGAGGGGTCTAGGCGAGGTTTCGGGAGGGAGCACTTCCTCAGACTGCTGTCTGAGGGCCATTAACATTTACAGGAAGCAGCAGGTAGGACTGCACTTGCCAAACACACATCCCCCCTGGGCCTCACCCTAGACTTGCGAGGTCAAATTTCTGAGAGGTGGGGCCTAAGAAGCGCACAGcaaactccccaggtgattcagaTACCTGTTTGTTTGTAAACCTGTAAATTGGCGCCACCACAGATAGTGAGTAGGGGAGAACTGACCGCAGCAGGTGGTCACCGCAGAGGCCGAGGTTGGGGGGTCTGCACCGCAGAGGCCCAGGTTGGGGGGTCGCTCGGGAGGAATGGAGGAGGAGCGGGAGAGGGCCGCGGGGTCACCTTGAGGCGGTTCAGCTGGTCGTGCAGGGCTGCCTTCAACCGCAGCAGCGTCTCCTCCTCCTTGCGCAGTTCCTGAAGCCGGCTCAGCATGTTTCCTGGTCACATAGGCGACCTCCGCGATGCCGTCGGCCCGGCGCTCGGTGATGACGCCATCGCCGACTCCCGGAAACCGAGCGGGTAGACGGGGCTGCCCGCCACAATGGGGAAAGGCGAGGGATGCGCCCCCTTCCGGCGCCCGCCGTAACCTGGCCACTCCGCGGGCGACGAGCTGCAGGAAGGGTGCGTGTGTCAAAACACCTTGATTCATGAGTAATGATCAGGATTTCGAAATTAGATCCATGGAGCGGCAAAGAACCTTAAGAAATCTTGGGTTTGGCCATCCTTTAATCCGATAGGCCATTTCCACACGAAGTGGTCAAACACCGTTTCAAATAACTGGGTGAACAGCACTTCCAATGTGGTGTTCCAGCAAGTGGCTATTTTTAACCCcacaaaacctgcacatgtatttgAAGGCAGGCACCAAATCAGTAGCACATGAACTCTACTGTGTTAAGAGGGTCTGCAGGGTAGGACTCACAGTGGACTTTAAAGGGGTAAGGCTGCACAAAATAGAGAACTAAAGAGCATGAAAATAAAGCCGTGCTAAGAAATGATGTGCTTAAGAACTGAGATTTGGCCCTGGAAATGGGGAAGGTAACAGATCACCGTGGCTATGAACTTTGAGAATGTCTTGACAGTTTGAGACTGTCACAGGGAAGCTGAGTTTAACAATCCAGATGCAAAACAAGACTTTGACACAGGACAAGAGGTTAATTCTAGGGTATTATTTGCAGTTTAGCtttatgagttaaaaaaaaaaagggggcccCTTGTATCTGGAGGCATTTCATGGGTATTTCTTTTGGACACACTTGGTTAACATAATCACCAAGACACACATAAGTCCTGAAAAATGCTTCTGGTACTTTTGGGGCAGTCTCcgtctgacacccaggctggaggacaatggtataatcttggttcattgcaacttccacctcccaggtacaagtgattctcctgcctcagcttccccagtagctggggttacagacgtgtaCCAtgaccagctatttttttttattttcagtagagatggaatttcatcatgttggccaggctggtcttgaactcatggcctcaagtgctTTGCCCACCTTAGGtctcagtgttgggattacaggtgtggcctTCTGGCACTTTTTCAAACCATGGGTGAAAATATTCAACTCTATTGTCATAGCTGGTTAAAaagaacacttttcaaaaggTAATCAATTTTACTGCAGTACCAAAAAAAATTGTGTTCTCCAATTGTGCCCTCTTGTGGTTAAAGtgttaaatatttacagaatttaACCTATTTTCCACCTGGTGGGGAGCTAAACTTGAACAGCCTCTGCGTTTCTCACCAAGTCCTGTTACACTTACTTTTAAgccacattatttaaaaaatcataattttttaatcATTCCCCTTCCATTGAACTCCATGGACTCAGTATAAAATGGAACAGTCTAAATTATGGCCAaaatgtcactttaaaaaaattataaccaaGCTTTACAGAACACACCAACAAGCCATGTTTCTCACTGCCTGTATGATCAGGTATTTATTCAAGAGAAGCTGTCCAAAATAATGTGACCCTTATGGAATAATCAAATTTAAGAGTTCATGCAGCAGGCTTCTTTTCCTCTGTAGTAGGTTTCTTTTCTGCAGACTTCTTTTCAGAGGCCGGTTTCTTGGTAGCTGCTGCCTTTTTTCCCACCAGAGGCTTCTTCTGCTTCTTAACACCAACAGcagccttctttcctttcttacctACCACAGGCTTCTTGCCTGCAACCGCCGCCTTCTCATCTGATTTGGCTTCTAGTGCTGCTGCTGCAGCAGCTGCCTTATCCACCCGGAGCTTGTGCTGCAACAAATTAGGCAGAAAACAGTAAGAATCAAATTATTCTAAGAACTTAATGtatcagtagaaaaaaaaaaaacccagccaggcgcggtggctcacgcctgtaatcccagcactttgggaggctgaggcgggtgaatcacctgaggtcaggagtttgagacc
This region includes:
- the SNAPC5 gene encoding snRNA-activating protein complex subunit 5 yields the protein MLSRLQELRKEEETLLRLKAALHDQLNRLKVEELALQSMISSRRGDEMLSSHTVPEQSHDMLVHVDNEASINQTTLELSTKSHVTEEEEEEEEEESDS